The DNA segment GGCTAGTGCGACTGATGGGACTACTGCAGTGGTGCGGCGGTCGGCTTGATCGGGACCGGCAGCGCGCTCGAACCCATCAGGTACCGGTCCACACCCGCCGCCGCGGCCCTGCCCTCGGCGATCGCCCAGACGATCAATGACTGGCCGCGCCCCATGTCCCCGGCAACGAACACACCCGGAACCGACGTCTCGAAGTCGTCGCCGCGGGCGACGTTGCCGCGGTCGGTGAACTGCACGCCCAGGTCGGTAAGTAGGCCAGGCTTCTCCGGGCCGACAAATCCCATCGCCAGCAAAACCAGATCCGTCTCGAGCTCGAAGTCGGTGCCCTCGACCTTGACGAACGTGCCGTCCCGCAGCGTCACTTCGTGCGCCCGAAGCGCACTCACGTGCCCGTCGCGTCCGATGAACTCCTCGGTATTGACCGAGAAAACCCGTTCGCCGCCCTCTTCATGCGCCGCGGAGATGCGGTATATCAGCGGGTAGGTCGGCCACGGGGTCGACGGCGCCCGAGAGTCCGGGGGGCGGGGCATGATCTCGAACTGGTGAATGCTGACCGCGCCCTGGCGGTGCGCGGTGCCCAGGCAGTCGGCCCCGGTGTCACCACCGCCGATGATGACGACCTTCTTGCCCTTGGCGGTGATCGGCGGCTGCCCGTCGGCACCCAGCACGTCGTCCCCTTCCTGGACCCGGTTGGCCCAGGGCAGGTATTCCATCGCCTGGTGGATGCCATCGAGATCCCGGCCGGGAATGGGCAGCTCGCGCCAGGCGGTGGCCCCCCCGGCCAGCACCACCGCATCGAAATCGGCGAGCAATTGATCGGCGGTGATGTCGACGCCGACGTTGACGCCGGCGCGGAACTCGGTGCCTTCGGCCCGCATCTGCTCCAGGCGCCGGTCGAGGTGGCGCTTTTCCATCTTGAATTCCGGGATACCGTAGCGCAGCAGGCCCCCGATGCGGTCCTCGCGCTCGAAGACGGTCACCGTGTGCCCCGCGCGGGTGAGCTGCTGAGCGGCCGCCAGGCCGGCCGGTCCCGAACCCACCACGGCGACCGTCTTCCCGGTCAGTTTCTGCGGCGGCCGCGGTTGCACCCAGCCTTCCTCGAAGGCTCGGTCGATGATCTCCAGCTCGATCTGCTTGATGGTCACCGGGTCCTGGTTGATGCCGAGCACACACGCTGGCTCGCACGGGGCCGGGCACAGCCGGCCGGTGAAGTCGGGGAAGTTGTTGGTGGCATGCAACCGTTCGATCGCGTCCCGAAAGCGGTTCCTGCGCACCAGGTCGTTCCACTCCGGGATCAGGTTGCCCAGCGGACACC comes from the Mycobacterium shinjukuense genome and includes:
- a CDS encoding glutamate synthase subunit beta, which produces MADPTGFLKYTHRRLPKRRPVPLRLRDWREVYEEFDKATLRQQATRCMDCGIPFCHNGCPLGNLIPEWNDLVRRNRFRDAIERLHATNNFPDFTGRLCPAPCEPACVLGINQDPVTIKQIELEIIDRAFEEGWVQPRPPQKLTGKTVAVVGSGPAGLAAAQQLTRAGHTVTVFEREDRIGGLLRYGIPEFKMEKRHLDRRLEQMRAEGTEFRAGVNVGVDITADQLLADFDAVVLAGGATAWRELPIPGRDLDGIHQAMEYLPWANRVQEGDDVLGADGQPPITAKGKKVVIIGGGDTGADCLGTAHRQGAVSIHQFEIMPRPPDSRAPSTPWPTYPLIYRISAAHEEGGERVFSVNTEEFIGRDGHVSALRAHEVTLRDGTFVKVEGTDFELETDLVLLAMGFVGPEKPGLLTDLGVQFTDRGNVARGDDFETSVPGVFVAGDMGRGQSLIVWAIAEGRAAAAGVDRYLMGSSALPVPIKPTAAPLQ